The Pygocentrus nattereri isolate fPygNat1 chromosome 2, fPygNat1.pri, whole genome shotgun sequence genome has a window encoding:
- the LOC108430710 gene encoding potassium channel subfamily T member 2 isoform X1, translating into MVDGENEVPPLPPRFRFRDLLQGEQTWPNEDKVQVEFYTNENTVKERLKLFFIKNQRSSLRIRFFHFSLKLLSCFLYICRVLMRSSESNEWQHKVVIWVDRGVELWALQVSVAVVCLSETLLLTYLSYKGNMWEQILHITFLLEIINTVPFLITLFYFPLHNLFVPVFLNCWLAKHTLENMINDFHRVIQRTQSAMFNQVLILISTLLCLIFTCICGIQHLERAGRNLSLFDSIYFCIVTFSTVGYGDVYPKIWPSKLLVVIMISVALVVLPVQFEQLAYLWMERQKSGGNYSRRRAETERHVVLCVSSLKIDLLMDFLNEFYAHPKLQDYYVIILCPTEVDTRVRRVLQIPLWSQRVIYLQGSALKDKDLFRAKLDNAEACFILSSRCEVDRTAADHQTILRAWAVKDFAPNCPLYVQILKPENKFHVKFADHVVCEEEFKYALLALNCICPATSTLITLLVHTSQGLEGQQSPEQWHRIYGRCSGNEVYNIVLKDSVFFTEYEGKSFTYATFHAQKKYGVCLIGVCRGDSKTILLNPGRQYTMHASDMCFYISITKEENSRFKFQGDRCKKDSKTRLPVHSIIASMGTVAINLQDTSDTPSRSSTLSVPSEPFKCSSKRPSIATVLEVPVSPVLHAGESDQSEDEAAPFWEDQSSDVYITGYPPNLPYIGSSQTFCHLLKEKMPHCCLRLEKGCQHNHCEDAKAYSFWNKPIIVSAETAGNGLYNFILPLRASYRPKKELNPIILLLDNPPDAQFLETICWFPMVYYMVGSMDSLDDLLRCGVSFAANMVVVDKESTMTAKEDYMADAKTIVNVQTLFRLFPSLSIITELTHPANMRFMQFRAKDSYSQELSKLEKKEKKKGSNLAFMFRLPFAAGRVFSVGMLDTLLYQSFVKDYVITITRLLLGLDTTPGSGFLCSMQITEDDLWIQTYGRLYQKLCSTVGDIPIGIYRTESQRPESLESQLSVNVDEFEDVREQPRRKWARRLSRMGPRLSGRGAERCGQQRASLLPRSERQELAEVVKKRMQNLGLYTASLDDMNGSQSSHSYVLINPPPDTRLELHDIVYIVREDPLSFIPSRKSSLGNTSWTGD; encoded by the exons AATGCGAAGCTCAGAAAGTAATGAGTGgcagcacaaggtgg TAATTTGGGTGGACCGTGGTGTTGAACTATGGGCTCTGCAG GTGTCTGTTGCAGTTGTATGTCtgtctgagacgctgttgctaaccTACCTAAGTTACAAG GGGAACATGTGGGAGCAGATACTTCACATAACGTTCCTCCTGGAGATCATCAACACGGTGCCCTTTCTGATAACG CTTTTCTACTTTCCTCTTCATAATCTATTCGTCCCTGTGTTCCTCAACTGCTGGCTGGCCAAACATACACTGGAAAACATGATA AATGATTTTCATCGTGTTATACAGCGGACGCAGTCAGCCATGTTCAATCAGGTCCTGATCCTGATCTCCACGCTCCTGTGCCTCATATTCACCTG TATATGTGGGATCCAGCACCTGGAGCGTGCCGGACGGAATCTGAGTCTTTTTGACTCCATCTACTTCTGCATTGTGACCTTTTCAACTGTGGGGTATGGAGACGTCTACCCAAAGATCTGGCCCTCTAAACTGCTGGTGGTCATCATGATATCTGTGGCTCTTGTGGTGCTTCCTGTCCAG TTCGAGCAGTTGGCATATCTGTGGATGGAACGTCAGAAGTCTGGGGGGAATTACAGCAGACGCAGAGCCGAGACGGAGAGGCACGTGGTGCTGTGCGTCAGCTCACTCAAAATCGACCTGCTCATGGACTTCCTCAACGAGTTTTATGCCCACCCCAAGCTCCAG GACTACTACGTCATCATCCTGTGTCCGACGGAGGTGGACACTCGGGTGCGCCGGGTGCTGCAGATCCCCCTTTGGTCTCAGAGGGTCATTTACCTGCAGGGTTCTGCCCTCAAAGACAAAGACCTCTTCAGGGCCAA GCTGGACAATGCTGAGGCATGTTTTATCCTGAGCAGTCGATGTGAAGTTGACCGCACTGCAGCA GACCACCAGACCATTCTCCGTGCTTGGGCAGTGAAGGACTTTGCCCCAAACTGCCCCTTGTATGTCCAAATCCTCAAACCAGAGAACAAATTTCATGTGAAATTTGCGG ATCACGTGGTTTGCGAAGAGGAGTTTAAGTACGCTCTGCTGGCCCTGAACTGCATCTGCCCTGCCACCTCCACCCTCATCACCCTCCTAGTACACACCTCCCAGGGCCT GGAAGGCCAGCAGTCTCCAGAGCAGTGGCACAGGATCTACGGCAGGTGTTCAGGCAACGAGGTTTACAACATCGTCCTGAAAGACAGCGTCTTCTTCACAGAGTACGAGGGCAAGAGCTTCACCTACGCTACATTCCACGCGCAGAAGAA GTATGGCGTTTGTCTGATTGGAGTCTGCCGTGGAGACAGTAAAACCATCCTCCTCAACCCTGGCCGTCAGTACACCATGCACGCCTCAGACATGTGCTTCTACATTAGCATCACCAAGGAGGAGAACTCCAGGTTCAAGTTCCAGGGGGACCGCTGCAAAAAAGACTCCAAAACTCGTCTTCCAGTGCATAGCATCATTGCTAGCATGG GCACTGTGGCTATCAACCTGCAGGACACCAGCGACACGCCGAGCCGCAGCTCTACGCTCTCTGTTCCATCCGAGCCCTTCAAATGCAGCAGCAAGAGACCCAGCATCGCCACCGTTCTGGAGGTGCCAGTGTCCCCCGTCCTGCACGCCGGTGAAAGTGACCAGTCCGAAGATGAGGCTGCACCGTTTTGGGAGGACCAATCCAGTGACGT GTACATCACGGGCTACCCTCCTAATTTACCCTACATCGGAAGCTCGCAGACGTTTTGCCATttattaaaagagaaaatgccTCATTGTTGTCTGCGACTGGAAAAG GGCTGTCAAcacaaccactgtgaagacGCCAAAGCGTACAGCTTCTGGAACAAGCCGATCATCGTGTCTGCGGAGACGGCGGGGAACGGCCTGTACAACTTCATCCTGCCTTTACGAGCCTCATACAGACCCAAGAAGGAGCTGAACCCCATCATCCTGCTGCTGGACAACCC GCCTGATGCACAATTTCTTGAGACCATCTGCTGGTTCCCAATGGTGTACTACATGGTGGGATCAATGGACAG TCTGGATGACCTGCTACGCTGTGGCGTCTCTTTTGCTgctaacatggtggtggtggacAAGGAGAGCACCATGACCGCCAAAGAGGACTACATGGCCGACGCCAAAACCATCGTCAATGTTCAGACCCTCTTCAG GTTATTCCCGAGCCTCAGCATCATCACTGAGCTCACTCATCCAGCCAACATGAGGTTTATGCAGTTCAGGGCAAAAGACTCTTATTCTCAGGAGCTCTCTAAACTGGAGAAG aaggagaagaagaagggcTCCAACCTGGCCTTCATGTTTCGTCTGCCGTTTGCAGCGGGAAGGGTGTTTAGCGTCGGCATGCTGGATACTCTCCTCTACCAG TCATTTGTGAAGGACTATGTGATAACCATCACCAGACTCTTGCTTGGCCTGGACACAACGCCGGGATCCGGCTTCCTGTGTTCT ATGCAGATCACCGAGGACGATCTCTGGATCCAGACGTACGGCAGACTGTACCAAAAACTCTGCTCCACTGTTGGAGATATTCCTATCGGCATCTACAGGACCGAGTCTCAGAGGCCTGAATCTCTCGAG TCCCAGCTGTCTGTGAATGTGGATGAGTTTGAAGACGTGAGGGAGCAGCCGCGGAGGAAGTGGGCTCGGCGCCTCAGCCGCATGGGCCCACGGCTCTCAGGCCGCGGGGCTGAGAGATGCGGGCAGCAGCGGGCCAGTCTGCTCCCTCGCTCCGAACGCCAGGAGCTGGCCGAGGTCGTCAAGAAGCGCATGCAGAACCTGGGCCTCTACACAGCAAGCCTCG ATGACATGAACGGCAGCCAAAGCAGTCACTCATATGTCTTAATCAACCCGCCACCCGACACGAGACTAGAGCTTCATGACATTGT ATACATAGTCCGTGAGGATCCACTCTCCTTCATTCCGAGCAGGAAGAGTAGTCTGGGGAACACGTCGTGGACAGGAGATTAA
- the LOC108430710 gene encoding potassium channel subfamily T member 2 isoform X2 has translation MVDGENEVPPLPPRFRFRDLLQGEQTWPNEDKVQVEFYTNENTVKERLKLFFIKNQRSSLRIRFFHFSLKLLSCFLYICRVLMRSSESNEWQHKVVIWVDRGVELWALQVSVAVVCLSETLLLTYLSYKGNMWEQILHITFLLEIINTVPFLITLFYFPLHNLFVPVFLNCWLAKHTLENMINDFHRVIQRTQSAMFNQVLILISTLLCLIFTCICGIQHLERAGRNLSLFDSIYFCIVTFSTVGYGDVYPKIWPSKLLVVIMISVALVVLPVQFEQLAYLWMERQKSGGNYSRRRAETERHVVLCVSSLKIDLLMDFLNEFYAHPKLQDYYVIILCPTEVDTRVRRVLQIPLWSQRVIYLQGSALKDKDLFRAKLDNAEACFILSSRCEVDRTAADHQTILRAWAVKDFAPNCPLYVQILKPENKFHVKFADHVVCEEEFKYALLALNCICPATSTLITLLVHTSQGLEGQQSPEQWHRIYGRCSGNEVYNIVLKDSVFFTEYEGKSFTYATFHAQKKYGVCLIGVCRGDSKTILLNPGRQYTMHASDMCFYISITKEENSRFKFQGDRCKKDSKTRLPVHSIIASMGTVAINLQDTSDTPSRSSTLSVPSEPFKCSSKRPSIATVLEVPVSPVLHAGESDQSEDEAAPFWEDQSSDVYITGYPPNLPYIGSSQTFCHLLKEKMPHCCLRLEKGCQHNHCEDAKAYSFWNKPIIVSAETAGNGLYNFILPLRASYRPKKELNPIILLLDNPLDDLLRCGVSFAANMVVVDKESTMTAKEDYMADAKTIVNVQTLFRLFPSLSIITELTHPANMRFMQFRAKDSYSQELSKLEKKEKKKGSNLAFMFRLPFAAGRVFSVGMLDTLLYQSFVKDYVITITRLLLGLDTTPGSGFLCSMQITEDDLWIQTYGRLYQKLCSTVGDIPIGIYRTESQRPESLESQLSVNVDEFEDVREQPRRKWARRLSRMGPRLSGRGAERCGQQRASLLPRSERQELAEVVKKRMQNLGLYTASLDDMNGSQSSHSYVLINPPPDTRLELHDIVYIVREDPLSFIPSRKSSLGNTSWTGD, from the exons AATGCGAAGCTCAGAAAGTAATGAGTGgcagcacaaggtgg TAATTTGGGTGGACCGTGGTGTTGAACTATGGGCTCTGCAG GTGTCTGTTGCAGTTGTATGTCtgtctgagacgctgttgctaaccTACCTAAGTTACAAG GGGAACATGTGGGAGCAGATACTTCACATAACGTTCCTCCTGGAGATCATCAACACGGTGCCCTTTCTGATAACG CTTTTCTACTTTCCTCTTCATAATCTATTCGTCCCTGTGTTCCTCAACTGCTGGCTGGCCAAACATACACTGGAAAACATGATA AATGATTTTCATCGTGTTATACAGCGGACGCAGTCAGCCATGTTCAATCAGGTCCTGATCCTGATCTCCACGCTCCTGTGCCTCATATTCACCTG TATATGTGGGATCCAGCACCTGGAGCGTGCCGGACGGAATCTGAGTCTTTTTGACTCCATCTACTTCTGCATTGTGACCTTTTCAACTGTGGGGTATGGAGACGTCTACCCAAAGATCTGGCCCTCTAAACTGCTGGTGGTCATCATGATATCTGTGGCTCTTGTGGTGCTTCCTGTCCAG TTCGAGCAGTTGGCATATCTGTGGATGGAACGTCAGAAGTCTGGGGGGAATTACAGCAGACGCAGAGCCGAGACGGAGAGGCACGTGGTGCTGTGCGTCAGCTCACTCAAAATCGACCTGCTCATGGACTTCCTCAACGAGTTTTATGCCCACCCCAAGCTCCAG GACTACTACGTCATCATCCTGTGTCCGACGGAGGTGGACACTCGGGTGCGCCGGGTGCTGCAGATCCCCCTTTGGTCTCAGAGGGTCATTTACCTGCAGGGTTCTGCCCTCAAAGACAAAGACCTCTTCAGGGCCAA GCTGGACAATGCTGAGGCATGTTTTATCCTGAGCAGTCGATGTGAAGTTGACCGCACTGCAGCA GACCACCAGACCATTCTCCGTGCTTGGGCAGTGAAGGACTTTGCCCCAAACTGCCCCTTGTATGTCCAAATCCTCAAACCAGAGAACAAATTTCATGTGAAATTTGCGG ATCACGTGGTTTGCGAAGAGGAGTTTAAGTACGCTCTGCTGGCCCTGAACTGCATCTGCCCTGCCACCTCCACCCTCATCACCCTCCTAGTACACACCTCCCAGGGCCT GGAAGGCCAGCAGTCTCCAGAGCAGTGGCACAGGATCTACGGCAGGTGTTCAGGCAACGAGGTTTACAACATCGTCCTGAAAGACAGCGTCTTCTTCACAGAGTACGAGGGCAAGAGCTTCACCTACGCTACATTCCACGCGCAGAAGAA GTATGGCGTTTGTCTGATTGGAGTCTGCCGTGGAGACAGTAAAACCATCCTCCTCAACCCTGGCCGTCAGTACACCATGCACGCCTCAGACATGTGCTTCTACATTAGCATCACCAAGGAGGAGAACTCCAGGTTCAAGTTCCAGGGGGACCGCTGCAAAAAAGACTCCAAAACTCGTCTTCCAGTGCATAGCATCATTGCTAGCATGG GCACTGTGGCTATCAACCTGCAGGACACCAGCGACACGCCGAGCCGCAGCTCTACGCTCTCTGTTCCATCCGAGCCCTTCAAATGCAGCAGCAAGAGACCCAGCATCGCCACCGTTCTGGAGGTGCCAGTGTCCCCCGTCCTGCACGCCGGTGAAAGTGACCAGTCCGAAGATGAGGCTGCACCGTTTTGGGAGGACCAATCCAGTGACGT GTACATCACGGGCTACCCTCCTAATTTACCCTACATCGGAAGCTCGCAGACGTTTTGCCATttattaaaagagaaaatgccTCATTGTTGTCTGCGACTGGAAAAG GGCTGTCAAcacaaccactgtgaagacGCCAAAGCGTACAGCTTCTGGAACAAGCCGATCATCGTGTCTGCGGAGACGGCGGGGAACGGCCTGTACAACTTCATCCTGCCTTTACGAGCCTCATACAGACCCAAGAAGGAGCTGAACCCCATCATCCTGCTGCTGGACAACCC TCTGGATGACCTGCTACGCTGTGGCGTCTCTTTTGCTgctaacatggtggtggtggacAAGGAGAGCACCATGACCGCCAAAGAGGACTACATGGCCGACGCCAAAACCATCGTCAATGTTCAGACCCTCTTCAG GTTATTCCCGAGCCTCAGCATCATCACTGAGCTCACTCATCCAGCCAACATGAGGTTTATGCAGTTCAGGGCAAAAGACTCTTATTCTCAGGAGCTCTCTAAACTGGAGAAG aaggagaagaagaagggcTCCAACCTGGCCTTCATGTTTCGTCTGCCGTTTGCAGCGGGAAGGGTGTTTAGCGTCGGCATGCTGGATACTCTCCTCTACCAG TCATTTGTGAAGGACTATGTGATAACCATCACCAGACTCTTGCTTGGCCTGGACACAACGCCGGGATCCGGCTTCCTGTGTTCT ATGCAGATCACCGAGGACGATCTCTGGATCCAGACGTACGGCAGACTGTACCAAAAACTCTGCTCCACTGTTGGAGATATTCCTATCGGCATCTACAGGACCGAGTCTCAGAGGCCTGAATCTCTCGAG TCCCAGCTGTCTGTGAATGTGGATGAGTTTGAAGACGTGAGGGAGCAGCCGCGGAGGAAGTGGGCTCGGCGCCTCAGCCGCATGGGCCCACGGCTCTCAGGCCGCGGGGCTGAGAGATGCGGGCAGCAGCGGGCCAGTCTGCTCCCTCGCTCCGAACGCCAGGAGCTGGCCGAGGTCGTCAAGAAGCGCATGCAGAACCTGGGCCTCTACACAGCAAGCCTCG ATGACATGAACGGCAGCCAAAGCAGTCACTCATATGTCTTAATCAACCCGCCACCCGACACGAGACTAGAGCTTCATGACATTGT ATACATAGTCCGTGAGGATCCACTCTCCTTCATTCCGAGCAGGAAGAGTAGTCTGGGGAACACGTCGTGGACAGGAGATTAA
- the LOC108430710 gene encoding potassium channel subfamily T member 2 isoform X3, with the protein MVDGENEVPPLPPRFRFRDLLQGEQTWPNEDKVQVEFYTNENTVKERLKLFFIKNQRSSLRIRFFHFSLKLLSCFLYICRVLMRSSESNEWQHKVVIWVDRGVELWALQVSVAVVCLSETLLLTYLSYKGNMWEQILHITFLLEIINTVPFLITLFYFPLHNLFVPVFLNCWLAKHTLENMINDFHRVIQRTQSAMFNQVLILISTLLCLIFTCICGIQHLERAGRNLSLFDSIYFCIVTFSTVGYGDVYPKIWPSKLLVVIMISVALVVLPVQFEQLAYLWMERQKSGGNYSRRRAETERHVVLCVSSLKIDLLMDFLNEFYAHPKLQDYYVIILCPTEVDTRVRRVLQIPLWSQRVIYLQGSALKDKDLFRAKLDNAEACFILSSRCEVDRTAADHQTILRAWAVKDFAPNCPLYVQILKPENKFHVKFADHVVCEEEFKYALLALNCICPATSTLITLLVHTSQGLYGVCLIGVCRGDSKTILLNPGRQYTMHASDMCFYISITKEENSRFKFQGDRCKKDSKTRLPVHSIIASMGTVAINLQDTSDTPSRSSTLSVPSEPFKCSSKRPSIATVLEVPVSPVLHAGESDQSEDEAAPFWEDQSSDVYITGYPPNLPYIGSSQTFCHLLKEKMPHCCLRLEKGCQHNHCEDAKAYSFWNKPIIVSAETAGNGLYNFILPLRASYRPKKELNPIILLLDNPLDDLLRCGVSFAANMVVVDKESTMTAKEDYMADAKTIVNVQTLFRLFPSLSIITELTHPANMRFMQFRAKDSYSQELSKLEKKEKKKGSNLAFMFRLPFAAGRVFSVGMLDTLLYQSFVKDYVITITRLLLGLDTTPGSGFLCSMQITEDDLWIQTYGRLYQKLCSTVGDIPIGIYRTESQRPESLEVSPIYPSQSQLSVNVDEFEDVREQPRRKWARRLSRMGPRLSGRGAERCGQQRASLLPRSERQELAEVVKKRMQNLGLYTASLDDMNGSQSSHSYVLINPPPDTRLELHDIVYIVREDPLSFIPSRKSSLGNTSWTGD; encoded by the exons AATGCGAAGCTCAGAAAGTAATGAGTGgcagcacaaggtgg TAATTTGGGTGGACCGTGGTGTTGAACTATGGGCTCTGCAG GTGTCTGTTGCAGTTGTATGTCtgtctgagacgctgttgctaaccTACCTAAGTTACAAG GGGAACATGTGGGAGCAGATACTTCACATAACGTTCCTCCTGGAGATCATCAACACGGTGCCCTTTCTGATAACG CTTTTCTACTTTCCTCTTCATAATCTATTCGTCCCTGTGTTCCTCAACTGCTGGCTGGCCAAACATACACTGGAAAACATGATA AATGATTTTCATCGTGTTATACAGCGGACGCAGTCAGCCATGTTCAATCAGGTCCTGATCCTGATCTCCACGCTCCTGTGCCTCATATTCACCTG TATATGTGGGATCCAGCACCTGGAGCGTGCCGGACGGAATCTGAGTCTTTTTGACTCCATCTACTTCTGCATTGTGACCTTTTCAACTGTGGGGTATGGAGACGTCTACCCAAAGATCTGGCCCTCTAAACTGCTGGTGGTCATCATGATATCTGTGGCTCTTGTGGTGCTTCCTGTCCAG TTCGAGCAGTTGGCATATCTGTGGATGGAACGTCAGAAGTCTGGGGGGAATTACAGCAGACGCAGAGCCGAGACGGAGAGGCACGTGGTGCTGTGCGTCAGCTCACTCAAAATCGACCTGCTCATGGACTTCCTCAACGAGTTTTATGCCCACCCCAAGCTCCAG GACTACTACGTCATCATCCTGTGTCCGACGGAGGTGGACACTCGGGTGCGCCGGGTGCTGCAGATCCCCCTTTGGTCTCAGAGGGTCATTTACCTGCAGGGTTCTGCCCTCAAAGACAAAGACCTCTTCAGGGCCAA GCTGGACAATGCTGAGGCATGTTTTATCCTGAGCAGTCGATGTGAAGTTGACCGCACTGCAGCA GACCACCAGACCATTCTCCGTGCTTGGGCAGTGAAGGACTTTGCCCCAAACTGCCCCTTGTATGTCCAAATCCTCAAACCAGAGAACAAATTTCATGTGAAATTTGCGG ATCACGTGGTTTGCGAAGAGGAGTTTAAGTACGCTCTGCTGGCCCTGAACTGCATCTGCCCTGCCACCTCCACCCTCATCACCCTCCTAGTACACACCTCCCAGGGCCT GTATGGCGTTTGTCTGATTGGAGTCTGCCGTGGAGACAGTAAAACCATCCTCCTCAACCCTGGCCGTCAGTACACCATGCACGCCTCAGACATGTGCTTCTACATTAGCATCACCAAGGAGGAGAACTCCAGGTTCAAGTTCCAGGGGGACCGCTGCAAAAAAGACTCCAAAACTCGTCTTCCAGTGCATAGCATCATTGCTAGCATGG GCACTGTGGCTATCAACCTGCAGGACACCAGCGACACGCCGAGCCGCAGCTCTACGCTCTCTGTTCCATCCGAGCCCTTCAAATGCAGCAGCAAGAGACCCAGCATCGCCACCGTTCTGGAGGTGCCAGTGTCCCCCGTCCTGCACGCCGGTGAAAGTGACCAGTCCGAAGATGAGGCTGCACCGTTTTGGGAGGACCAATCCAGTGACGT GTACATCACGGGCTACCCTCCTAATTTACCCTACATCGGAAGCTCGCAGACGTTTTGCCATttattaaaagagaaaatgccTCATTGTTGTCTGCGACTGGAAAAG GGCTGTCAAcacaaccactgtgaagacGCCAAAGCGTACAGCTTCTGGAACAAGCCGATCATCGTGTCTGCGGAGACGGCGGGGAACGGCCTGTACAACTTCATCCTGCCTTTACGAGCCTCATACAGACCCAAGAAGGAGCTGAACCCCATCATCCTGCTGCTGGACAACCC TCTGGATGACCTGCTACGCTGTGGCGTCTCTTTTGCTgctaacatggtggtggtggacAAGGAGAGCACCATGACCGCCAAAGAGGACTACATGGCCGACGCCAAAACCATCGTCAATGTTCAGACCCTCTTCAG GTTATTCCCGAGCCTCAGCATCATCACTGAGCTCACTCATCCAGCCAACATGAGGTTTATGCAGTTCAGGGCAAAAGACTCTTATTCTCAGGAGCTCTCTAAACTGGAGAAG aaggagaagaagaagggcTCCAACCTGGCCTTCATGTTTCGTCTGCCGTTTGCAGCGGGAAGGGTGTTTAGCGTCGGCATGCTGGATACTCTCCTCTACCAG TCATTTGTGAAGGACTATGTGATAACCATCACCAGACTCTTGCTTGGCCTGGACACAACGCCGGGATCCGGCTTCCTGTGTTCT ATGCAGATCACCGAGGACGATCTCTGGATCCAGACGTACGGCAGACTGTACCAAAAACTCTGCTCCACTGTTGGAGATATTCCTATCGGCATCTACAGGACCGAGTCTCAGAGGCCTGAATCTCTCGAGGTGTCTCCCATTTAT CCCTCTCAGTCCCAGCTGTCTGTGAATGTGGATGAGTTTGAAGACGTGAGGGAGCAGCCGCGGAGGAAGTGGGCTCGGCGCCTCAGCCGCATGGGCCCACGGCTCTCAGGCCGCGGGGCTGAGAGATGCGGGCAGCAGCGGGCCAGTCTGCTCCCTCGCTCCGAACGCCAGGAGCTGGCCGAGGTCGTCAAGAAGCGCATGCAGAACCTGGGCCTCTACACAGCAAGCCTCG ATGACATGAACGGCAGCCAAAGCAGTCACTCATATGTCTTAATCAACCCGCCACCCGACACGAGACTAGAGCTTCATGACATTGT ATACATAGTCCGTGAGGATCCACTCTCCTTCATTCCGAGCAGGAAGAGTAGTCTGGGGAACACGTCGTGGACAGGAGATTAA